A genomic stretch from Candidatus Kapaibacterium thiocyanatum includes:
- a CDS encoding histidinol-phosphatase codes for MKWDGHSHTHFCPHGNGDDLGLYLERAERLGFRRYTVTEHPPIPDGWLKDEALASRIAMRAGMLPLYFETVGRLKREYEERLDVRVGLELDYLPGQDDYVLGMADRWHKELEDIVMSVHYLPGMNGMRCVDYNVDDFRDGLLTYYGSMERIVDEYYDHVEEAIELAALLPGSRRIGHINLIEKFRLDLPDIDDAQLERRLTDILPLLVSSGVGVDVNMAGLRARACNKSYVPVWFMKRCRELGIDLVYGSDAHRAEHVGAGWEEYERDVEAIGT; via the coding sequence ATGAAATGGGACGGACATTCGCATACGCACTTCTGTCCGCACGGCAACGGTGACGATCTCGGACTGTATCTCGAACGTGCGGAACGGCTCGGATTCAGGCGATACACGGTGACCGAACATCCTCCGATTCCAGACGGATGGCTGAAGGATGAAGCGCTCGCGAGCAGGATCGCGATGAGGGCCGGCATGCTGCCCCTCTACTTCGAGACGGTAGGACGGCTCAAGCGGGAATACGAGGAGCGCCTCGACGTGCGTGTCGGCCTCGAACTCGACTATCTGCCGGGACAGGACGACTACGTGCTCGGTATGGCCGACCGCTGGCACAAGGAACTCGAAGACATCGTGATGTCCGTGCACTACCTGCCCGGAATGAACGGCATGCGCTGCGTGGATTACAACGTCGACGACTTCCGCGACGGTCTGCTTACATATTACGGATCGATGGAACGCATCGTCGACGAATACTACGATCATGTCGAAGAAGCCATCGAGCTCGCGGCACTGTTGCCCGGATCGCGTCGCATCGGTCACATCAACCTTATCGAGAAATTCCGTCTCGATCTTCCCGATATCGACGATGCCCAGCTCGAACGGCGTTTGACGGATATCCTGCCGCTGCTCGTATCGAGTGGCGTCGGTGTGGACGTGAACATGGCCGGTCTGCGCGCCAGGGCCTGCAACAAGAGCTATGTTCCGGTATGGTTCATGAAGCGATGCCGCGAACTGGGTATCGACCTCGTCTATGGCTCCGATGCCCATCGTGCGGAGCATGTGGGGGCGGGGTGGGAGGAGTACGAGAGGGATGTCGAGGCGATCGGCACATAG
- a CDS encoding NAD-dependent malic enzyme produces MSTPPTQKRGYDLLRDPRYNKGTAFTAEERDRYGLTGLLPDIVSSPDTQMKRIQSHIDGLPTDLDRYVYFSDLQERNESLYYRILMSDPVRYMPVVYTPTVGLACQFFGRMYRRPKGLFISAKQRGRIAEVLRNWPEEDVRFIVVTDGERILGLGDLGAQGMGISVGKLSLYTACAGVPPHHTLPIVLDVGTNNEELRNDPFYIGIREPRLNGDDYDTFIEEFVAAVEEVFPDCTIQWEDFANHHAVPVLNRYRHRISSFNDDIQGTAATGVAGILAALRFKQEKLQDQRFLFFGAGSAGVGIADLLVYVMVKDGMSIDDARKRCWLVDSKGLVTSTRTDLTESKAPYAHDHAAVDTLVECVRALRPTALIGTSTIPKSFTQEVIELMAGTTERPIIFPYSNPTSKSECSAEEAYTWTNGKAIFASGSPFPTVELNGRTYHPGQGNNVYIFPAMGLAVMAARPQHIPDGAFVRAARTLASLVTQEQFDKGLIYPPMMDIRTSSITVAVAIAEYFFEKGLARAERPADIAAFVKSLAWEPEY; encoded by the coding sequence ATGTCTACACCTCCAACACAGAAGCGCGGCTATGATCTGCTGCGCGATCCGCGATACAACAAGGGCACGGCATTCACCGCCGAGGAACGTGATCGGTACGGGCTCACCGGTCTGCTGCCGGACATCGTCTCGTCTCCCGATACGCAGATGAAGCGTATCCAGTCCCATATCGACGGTCTGCCGACGGATCTCGACCGATACGTCTATTTCAGCGATCTGCAGGAGCGCAACGAGTCGCTCTACTATCGCATCCTGATGAGCGATCCTGTACGATACATGCCCGTCGTCTATACGCCGACGGTCGGCTTGGCCTGCCAGTTCTTCGGTCGCATGTACCGTCGTCCGAAGGGGCTTTTCATCTCCGCGAAACAGCGTGGTCGTATCGCGGAGGTCCTGCGTAACTGGCCAGAGGAAGACGTGCGCTTCATCGTCGTCACCGATGGTGAGCGTATTCTCGGTCTTGGCGACCTCGGTGCACAGGGGATGGGAATCTCCGTCGGCAAGCTGTCGCTGTATACGGCCTGTGCCGGCGTACCGCCGCATCATACCTTGCCCATCGTACTGGACGTGGGCACGAACAACGAAGAACTCCGCAACGATCCGTTCTACATCGGCATCCGCGAACCGCGGCTGAACGGCGATGACTACGATACCTTCATCGAAGAATTCGTCGCGGCCGTCGAAGAGGTATTCCCGGACTGTACGATCCAGTGGGAGGACTTCGCCAATCATCATGCAGTACCGGTCCTGAATCGCTACCGCCATCGCATCAGCAGTTTCAACGACGACATCCAGGGCACTGCGGCGACCGGTGTGGCCGGAATCCTGGCCGCCCTGCGCTTCAAGCAGGAGAAGCTGCAGGACCAGCGCTTCCTGTTCTTCGGTGCAGGCAGTGCCGGTGTGGGAATCGCGGACCTGCTCGTCTATGTCATGGTCAAGGACGGTATGTCGATCGACGACGCGCGCAAGCGCTGCTGGCTGGTCGACAGCAAGGGACTGGTGACGTCGACACGTACGGATCTCACCGAGAGCAAGGCTCCGTACGCGCACGACCACGCCGCCGTGGATACGCTGGTGGAATGCGTCCGTGCACTGCGTCCGACGGCCCTCATCGGCACGAGCACGATACCGAAAAGCTTCACGCAGGAAGTGATCGAACTCATGGCCGGCACTACGGAGCGGCCCATCATCTTCCCGTATTCCAACCCGACGTCGAAGAGCGAATGCTCCGCCGAAGAAGCCTATACGTGGACGAACGGCAAGGCCATCTTCGCCAGTGGCAGTCCGTTCCCGACTGTCGAGTTGAATGGCCGTACCTATCATCCCGGCCAGGGCAATAATGTCTACATCTTCCCTGCGATGGGACTCGCCGTCATGGCCGCACGGCCGCAACACATCCCCGACGGCGCCTTCGTGAGAGCGGCACGTACGCTCGCATCGCTCGTGACGCAGGAACAGTTCGACAAGGGACTGATCTATCCTCCGATGATGGATATCCGTACGTCGTCGATCACCGTCGCCGTCGCCATCGCCGAATACTTCTTCGAGAAGGGGCTGGCCCGTGCGGAACGCCCGGCGGATATCGCGGCGTTCGTGAAGAGTCTCGCCTGGGAACCCGAATACTAG
- a CDS encoding AMP nucleosidase, protein MNTKEEIAANWLPRYTGTPIKDFGDYILLTNFKGYVDRFAERCDVPVRGLDKPMQVATSKEGLSIVNYGIGSPNAALVMDLLVARQPKGVLFLGKCGGLKESTEIGHFVLPIAAIRGEGTSLDYFPPEVPALPSFKLHKFVSDKILKHHLEYRTGVVYTTNRRVWEWDVDFRLRLRSLSCLAIDMETATIFIVGHKNGIPRGALLLVSDVPIVADGVKTEDSDRQVSERFMDLHLTIGMEAMTEIGTKGEEIKHLRWEG, encoded by the coding sequence ATGAACACCAAGGAAGAAATAGCGGCCAACTGGCTGCCACGCTATACGGGTACTCCGATCAAGGATTTCGGAGACTACATCCTGCTCACGAACTTCAAGGGATACGTGGATCGCTTCGCCGAGCGTTGTGACGTTCCCGTGCGTGGGTTGGACAAGCCCATGCAGGTCGCGACGTCGAAGGAGGGGCTGAGTATCGTCAATTATGGCATCGGCTCGCCGAATGCCGCCCTCGTCATGGACCTGCTCGTGGCACGGCAACCGAAGGGCGTGCTTTTTCTGGGCAAGTGCGGCGGGCTCAAGGAGTCGACGGAGATCGGTCACTTCGTGCTGCCCATCGCGGCCATCCGCGGAGAGGGAACGAGCCTCGATTACTTCCCTCCCGAAGTGCCCGCCCTGCCGAGCTTCAAGCTGCACAAGTTCGTGTCGGACAAGATCCTGAAGCACCATCTGGAATACCGTACGGGCGTGGTCTATACGACGAATCGCCGTGTATGGGAATGGGACGTCGACTTCCGGCTGAGGCTGCGTTCGCTGAGCTGTCTGGCTATCGACATGGAAACCGCCACGATCTTCATCGTCGGTCACAAGAACGGCATCCCGAGAGGCGCCCTCCTGCTCGTGAGCGACGTGCCGATCGTCGCGGACGGCGTCAAGACCGAGGACTCGGACCGCCAGGTCAGCGAGAGATTCATGGACCTGCATCTGACCATCGGCATGGAAGCGATGACGGAGATCGGCACGAAGGGCGAGGAGATCAAGCACCTGCGCTGGGAAGGATGA
- a CDS encoding bifunctional phosphoglucose/phosphomannose isomerase: MPAHKVPSVDKSNMFEVLYNVPDQIREAVAIGEQAPLFAKKAASNRYAIFGLGGSAIGGDLLRSYAAATPGADHLMLSVHRGYTVPGWVDAATNVVCSSYSGDTEETLSAYAAVVKKTQRILCISTGGRISTKAAKAGYPLVTVPKGYQPRCALAYSFFPLLTIMGRSGAFEPKAVKASNKGVAELLESIEALRDLFASTSPKNPAFVLAKKLHGTFPVIYSASERMDAVNLRWRGQIQENSKQVAFGHVLPEMNHNEINGWQHPRGLTKQFSVVLLRDIDDHKRVQLRFDALKEIIRKNVKNIMTVEGVGSTLLSRMFTAIYLGDWMSWHLAILNNVDPTPVPVIQQLKARLAEV; the protein is encoded by the coding sequence ATGCCGGCTCATAAGGTTCCTTCCGTCGACAAGTCGAACATGTTCGAAGTGCTGTACAACGTTCCCGACCAGATACGGGAGGCCGTGGCCATCGGCGAGCAGGCGCCGCTCTTCGCGAAGAAGGCCGCATCGAACCGGTACGCCATCTTCGGACTCGGCGGAAGTGCCATCGGCGGGGACCTGCTGCGCAGCTATGCAGCGGCGACGCCGGGAGCCGATCATCTCATGCTCTCCGTCCATCGCGGCTACACCGTTCCCGGGTGGGTGGACGCAGCCACCAACGTCGTCTGCTCGAGCTATTCCGGCGATACGGAGGAAACCCTGTCCGCCTATGCCGCCGTGGTGAAGAAGACGCAGCGGATTCTCTGCATCTCCACCGGAGGCAGGATCTCGACGAAGGCGGCGAAGGCCGGCTATCCGCTCGTGACCGTGCCGAAGGGCTATCAGCCGCGTTGCGCCCTGGCCTATTCGTTCTTCCCGCTCCTCACCATCATGGGACGCAGCGGAGCCTTCGAGCCGAAGGCCGTCAAGGCCAGTAACAAGGGCGTCGCCGAACTGCTCGAGTCCATCGAGGCACTGCGAGACCTGTTCGCATCGACGTCGCCGAAGAACCCTGCCTTCGTCCTGGCGAAGAAGCTGCATGGAACCTTCCCCGTCATCTATTCGGCATCGGAGCGCATGGATGCCGTTAATCTGCGCTGGCGCGGTCAGATCCAGGAGAACAGCAAGCAGGTGGCCTTCGGCCACGTCCTGCCGGAAATGAACCATAACGAGATCAACGGCTGGCAGCATCCCAGGGGCCTCACCAAGCAGTTCAGCGTCGTCCTCCTCCGGGATATCGACGACCACAAGCGCGTCCAGCTCCGGTTCGACGCCCTGAAGGAGATCATCCGCAAGAACGTCAAGAACATCATGACGGTCGAGGGGGTGGGGTCGACCCTGCTCAGCCGGATGTTCACGGCCATCTATCTTGGCGACTGGATGAGCTGGCATCTGGCCATCCTCAACAACGTGGACCCCACACCCGTGCCCGTCATCCAGCAGCTCAAGGCCCGTCTGGCCGAGGTCTGA
- a CDS encoding 30S ribosomal protein S21, protein MIGVTIQSNESIDRALRRFKKKYERSGVLREFKKRAFFVKPSVDRRMSRLKAARRQHRQQMEQD, encoded by the coding sequence GTGATCGGAGTTACCATCCAGAGCAACGAGTCCATCGACCGCGCCCTGCGCCGCTTCAAGAAGAAGTACGAGCGTTCGGGTGTGCTGCGTGAGTTCAAGAAGCGTGCGTTCTTCGTCAAGCCCAGCGTTGACCGTCGCATGTCTCGCCTGAAGGCGGCTCGCCGTCAGCACCGTCAGCAGATGGAACAGGACTGA
- a CDS encoding UDP-N-acetylmuramoyl-L-alanyl-D-glutamate--2,6-diaminopimelate ligase, protein MTNLLALLRLLPDAIVQGQADTMILHTTADSRHVVAGSLFVAIRGTSFDGHSTIKDAIDKGAVCIVVDMDYDRTTIPSSITAVAVADTRLAYARIVHFIRNQPSEGLRIYGVTGTNGKTTCATILEQLFRTSGRTTGFIGTTGIRYDGTTQDFGYTTPHVDVLCDIFVTMRKHRVDTVCMEVSSHALDQYRTYGIKFSAALFTNLTHDHLDYHGTMEAYAATKKRLFDGLGQDAAAIVWGDDPYAEFMVQDCKARRIVRVGTNDDNDVAVEDISVGAHGTTFTLVLPPRRRTDVPHDLVITTQLIGRFNVANAALCAVTAIQEGMPPAKVAECMARIKGPAGRMERYPLASGAVAVVDYAHTPDALEQALTVLQELVPTGSKLYTVFGCGGDRDSTKRPAMGRIATEHADHAWITNDNPRSENPGNIADGILSGITDRTRATVELDRRLAITQALDRAKPGDIVLIAGKGHETYQVIGTDRIHFSDVEEVAHWNAAHR, encoded by the coding sequence GTGACGAACCTGCTCGCCCTTCTTCGCCTCTTGCCCGACGCCATCGTGCAGGGACAGGCCGACACGATGATCCTCCACACCACGGCCGATTCACGGCATGTCGTGGCAGGATCACTGTTCGTCGCCATCCGCGGCACATCCTTCGACGGACATTCGACGATCAAGGATGCCATCGACAAGGGGGCCGTATGCATCGTCGTCGACATGGACTACGATCGCACGACGATTCCATCGTCGATCACGGCCGTCGCCGTCGCCGATACCCGACTGGCCTATGCACGGATCGTCCACTTCATCAGAAACCAGCCCTCGGAGGGCCTGCGCATCTACGGCGTCACGGGAACGAACGGCAAGACGACGTGCGCGACGATCCTGGAACAACTGTTCAGGACGAGCGGACGTACGACCGGCTTCATCGGAACCACGGGCATCCGCTACGATGGGACGACCCAGGACTTCGGCTATACGACGCCACATGTCGACGTCCTGTGCGACATCTTCGTCACGATGAGAAAGCACCGCGTCGATACCGTCTGCATGGAGGTGAGTTCACACGCCCTGGACCAGTACCGCACGTATGGCATCAAGTTCTCGGCAGCGCTTTTCACGAATCTGACGCACGATCACCTCGACTACCACGGTACGATGGAAGCCTATGCCGCTACGAAGAAACGTCTGTTCGACGGCCTCGGTCAGGATGCGGCGGCCATCGTCTGGGGCGACGACCCGTATGCGGAGTTCATGGTGCAGGATTGCAAGGCTCGCCGTATCGTTCGCGTCGGCACGAACGACGACAACGACGTCGCCGTGGAGGACATTTCCGTCGGCGCCCATGGCACGACCTTCACCCTCGTCCTGCCCCCGCGCCGCCGTACCGACGTCCCCCACGATCTCGTTATCACCACGCAACTGATCGGACGGTTCAACGTGGCCAATGCCGCGCTCTGCGCCGTGACGGCGATACAGGAAGGCATGCCACCGGCGAAAGTGGCCGAATGCATGGCAAGGATCAAGGGGCCGGCAGGTCGTATGGAACGCTATCCGCTGGCCAGCGGCGCCGTAGCCGTAGTGGACTACGCCCATACTCCCGACGCGCTGGAACAGGCGTTGACGGTCCTGCAGGAACTCGTGCCGACCGGTTCGAAGCTCTATACGGTCTTCGGCTGCGGCGGGGATCGCGACTCCACCAAGCGTCCGGCCATGGGACGCATCGCCACGGAGCATGCTGATCATGCATGGATCACGAACGACAACCCTCGCAGCGAGAATCCCGGGAACATCGCCGACGGCATCCTTTCAGGCATTACGGACAGGACTCGCGCGACCGTGGAACTGGATCGGCGACTGGCCATCACCCAGGCGCTCGACCGGGCGAAGCCGGGCGACATCGTCCTCATCGCCGGCAAGGGCCATGAAACGTATCAGGTGATCGGCACCGACCGCATCCATTTCAGCGACGTGGAAGAAGTCGCGCACTGGAACGCGGCGCACAGATAG